From Methylobacterium radiodurans, a single genomic window includes:
- a CDS encoding LutC/YkgG family protein, with amino-acid sequence MSARDAILAEIRKNRPAGEHPLPAVPLFTPLVGDDLVAEFGERLKRMGGRIAEPGADDVFAGVRERLDGARVVASAVPELAGNRDLTAVARPRDVDDVDVAVVRAVFGIAETGSVLFTQDQLVVNAVAYLAQHLVVLLDPADILPNVQAAYLRPEFGQAAYAVLHTGPSATADIEGVLIHGAQGVRSLTVILCPRGGAAARG; translated from the coding sequence ATGAGCGCGCGCGACGCGATCCTCGCCGAGATCCGGAAGAACCGGCCGGCGGGCGAGCACCCGCTGCCCGCGGTGCCGCTGTTCACGCCGCTCGTCGGCGACGACCTCGTGGCCGAGTTCGGCGAGCGCCTGAAGCGCATGGGCGGGCGCATCGCCGAGCCCGGCGCGGACGACGTCTTCGCGGGCGTGCGCGAGCGGCTGGACGGGGCGCGGGTCGTGGCCTCCGCGGTGCCGGAGCTCGCCGGCAACCGCGATCTCACGGCGGTCGCCCGCCCGCGGGACGTGGACGACGTCGATGTGGCGGTGGTGCGCGCCGTGTTCGGCATCGCCGAGACGGGCTCGGTTCTGTTCACGCAAGACCAGCTCGTCGTGAACGCGGTGGCCTACCTCGCCCAGCACCTCGTGGTGCTGCTCGATCCGGCCGATATCCTGCCCAACGTCCAGGCCGCCTATCTGCGGCCGGAATTCGGGCAGGCCGCCTACGCGGTGCTCCATACGGGGCCGTCCGCCACCGCCGACATCGAGGGCGTGCTGATCCACGGCGCGCAGGGCGTGCGCTCGCTCACCGTGATCCTGTGCCCGCGCGGCGGGGCCGCCGCGCGGGGCTGA
- a CDS encoding transglutaminase-like domain-containing protein — protein MRYTLGCSLSYNILSDTTFIFNLEVAKLKSVEILSESLVLTPALKRDIYVTPDLQNRYLGVNVPVGPFALEYNAEVDLTLHRADPATINETPVSALPLDILPFLLPSRFVSSDRLTPFAQAEFSALPKGHQRVNAICNWIHDHIAYVPGASDQETTAHESLLKRAGVCRDFAHLGAAFCRALGIPARFVSCYAHGLVPSDFHAVFEAYLDGRWWLFDATRQADLDGLVRIGVGRDAAEIAFSTPFGNMQPVNQQIRIQRSDGQGSPVPRTIDAISTEVPAPHAGAA, from the coding sequence ATGCGCTACACCCTCGGTTGCAGCCTGTCCTACAACATCCTCTCGGACACCACCTTCATCTTCAACCTGGAGGTGGCGAAGCTGAAGAGCGTCGAGATCCTGAGCGAGAGCCTCGTGCTGACGCCGGCCCTGAAGCGCGACATCTACGTCACGCCCGATCTCCAGAACCGCTATCTCGGCGTCAACGTGCCGGTGGGGCCGTTCGCGCTGGAATACAACGCCGAGGTCGATCTCACCTTGCACCGGGCCGACCCGGCCACGATCAACGAGACGCCGGTCTCGGCGCTGCCCCTCGACATCCTGCCCTTCCTGTTGCCGAGCCGCTTCGTCTCCTCGGACCGGCTGACACCTTTCGCGCAAGCGGAGTTCTCGGCGCTGCCCAAGGGCCACCAGCGCGTCAACGCGATCTGCAACTGGATCCACGACCACATCGCCTACGTGCCGGGCGCCAGCGATCAGGAGACCACCGCGCACGAGAGTTTGCTCAAGCGTGCGGGTGTCTGCCGCGACTTCGCGCATCTCGGCGCCGCCTTCTGCCGGGCGCTCGGCATCCCGGCCCGCTTCGTGAGCTGCTACGCCCACGGACTCGTGCCGAGTGACTTCCACGCGGTGTTCGAGGCCTATCTCGACGGGCGCTGGTGGCTGTTCGACGCGACCCGCCAAGCCGACCTCGACGGGCTGGTGCGCATCGGCGTCGGGCGGGACGCGGCCGAGATCGCCTTCTCGACGCCCTTCGGCAACATGCAGCCGGTCAACCAGCAGATCCGCATCCAGCGCTCCGACGGCCAGGGCAGCCCGGTGCCGCGCACGATCGACGCGATCTCGACGGAGGTGCCGGCCCCGCACGCGGGCGCTGCCTGA
- a CDS encoding SDR family NAD(P)-dependent oxidoreductase, with the protein MAGRTCLVTGATNGIGYETALGLARAGAALVLVGRDAGRLRDAEARIRAALPEGRLEARQADLSSQAEIRRLAADVARSHDRLDVLVNNAGAIFDRREETVDGIERTWALDHLGYVLLTLELLDLLAASGRAGAAARIVNVASRAHERGHIDFDDIEGTRRYGAIRAYAQAKLGNVLFTYALARRLAGRPITVNALHPGVIRSGFARNTGGVLGFGWGLIRPFLSTPEAGAQTSLHLAVSPEVEGVSGRYFARCRAVPSSSESRDTGVQERVWALSLEQVGRG; encoded by the coding sequence CTGGCCGGCCGGACCTGCCTCGTCACGGGAGCGACGAACGGCATCGGCTACGAGACGGCGCTCGGGCTAGCCCGCGCGGGCGCCGCGCTCGTGCTGGTCGGGCGCGATGCCGGGCGCCTCCGGGACGCGGAGGCCCGCATCCGCGCCGCCCTGCCTGAGGGCCGCCTCGAGGCCCGGCAGGCCGACCTGTCGAGCCAGGCCGAGATCCGCCGGCTCGCGGCCGATGTCGCTCGCTCGCACGACCGGCTCGACGTGCTGGTGAACAACGCTGGCGCGATCTTCGACAGGCGCGAGGAGACGGTGGACGGGATCGAGCGCACCTGGGCGCTCGATCATCTCGGCTACGTGCTGCTCACCCTCGAACTGCTCGACCTGCTGGCCGCCTCCGGGCGCGCGGGTGCCGCCGCCCGCATCGTCAACGTCGCCTCGCGGGCGCACGAGCGCGGCCATATCGACTTCGACGACATCGAGGGCACGCGGCGCTACGGCGCGATTCGCGCCTACGCGCAGGCCAAGCTCGGCAATGTGCTGTTCACCTACGCGCTCGCCCGCCGGCTCGCGGGCCGTCCGATCACCGTGAACGCGCTGCATCCCGGCGTTATCCGGTCCGGCTTCGCCCGCAACACGGGCGGCGTCCTAGGCTTCGGCTGGGGACTGATCCGGCCCTTCCTCTCGACGCCCGAGGCGGGCGCCCAAACCTCGCTGCACCTTGCGGTGAGCCCGGAGGTCGAGGGCGTGAGCGGACGCTACTTCGCGCGCTGCCGGGCGGTGCCCTCCTCGTCGGAGAGCCGGGACACAGGGGTGCAGGAGCGGGTCTGGGCGCTGAGCCTGGAGCAGGTCGGCCGGGGCTGA
- a CDS encoding DUF1328 domain-containing protein: MTLLKWALICFVISLVAGALGFTGIASGAGSLARILFGLFLLVAIVIVVIAFAIGQAVF; encoded by the coding sequence ATGACCCTTCTTAAATGGGCCCTCATCTGCTTCGTGATCTCGCTGGTCGCGGGTGCTCTAGGCTTCACGGGGATCGCCTCGGGTGCCGGGTCGCTCGCCCGCATCCTGTTCGGCCTGTTCCTGCTGGTCGCGATCGTGATCGTGGTCATCGCCTTCGCGATCGGTCAGGCGGTGTTCTGA
- a CDS encoding acetyl-CoA carboxylase biotin carboxylase subunit: MFDKILIANRGEIACRVIKTARRMGIKTVAVYSDADRDAVHVAMADEAVHIGPAPAAQSYLVIEKIVEACKKTGAQAVHPGYGFLSEREAFPKALAEAGIVFIGPNPGAIAAMGDKIESKKAAAAAQVSTVPGYLGVIDSPEHAVKIADEIGYPVMIKASAGGGGKGMRIAHSADEVAEGFARAKSEASSSFGDDRVFVEKFITDPRHIEIQVIGDKHGNVIYLGERECSIQRRNQKVIEEAPSPLLDAETRAKMGEQAVALAKAVNYDSAGTVEFVAGQDKSFYFLEMNTRLQVEHPVTEMITGLDLVELMIRVAAGEKLPLSQDQVKLDGWAVESRVYAEDPTRNFLPSIGRLTTYLPPEEGRQGHAIVRNDTGVEEGGEIAIHYDPMIAKLVTWAPTRLEAIEAQAEALDAFAIDGIRHNIPFLAALMAHPRWREGQLSTGFIAEEFPEGFQAPEPAGEVARRMMAAAAAIDHQLNQRKRGISGQMRDPALLKFERDRVVILSGQSYPVTVDPHEDGVVVTEEDGAAHLVASDWRPGEPVWTGTIGAQRTAIQVRSLLNGVALQHAGCAAEARVYTRREAELAALMPVKEQAGSGKQVLCPMPGLVKQILVKEGQEVKNGEPIAVVEAMKMENVLRAERDATVSKIHAKEGDSLAVDAVILEFA; this comes from the coding sequence ATGTTCGACAAGATTTTGATCGCCAACCGAGGTGAGATCGCCTGCCGCGTCATCAAGACGGCGCGCCGGATGGGCATCAAGACCGTGGCGGTCTACTCGGACGCCGACCGCGATGCCGTCCACGTCGCGATGGCCGACGAGGCGGTGCATATCGGGCCGGCACCGGCCGCGCAGTCCTACCTCGTGATCGAGAAGATCGTGGAGGCCTGCAAGAAGACGGGCGCGCAGGCCGTGCACCCGGGCTACGGCTTCCTCTCGGAGCGCGAGGCCTTCCCGAAGGCGCTGGCCGAGGCCGGCATCGTCTTCATCGGCCCGAACCCGGGCGCCATCGCGGCGATGGGCGACAAGATCGAGTCCAAGAAGGCGGCGGCGGCCGCCCAGGTCTCGACGGTCCCCGGCTACCTCGGCGTGATCGACAGCCCGGAGCACGCGGTCAAGATCGCCGACGAGATCGGCTATCCCGTCATGATCAAGGCCTCGGCCGGCGGCGGCGGCAAGGGCATGCGCATCGCCCACTCGGCCGACGAGGTCGCGGAGGGCTTCGCCCGCGCCAAGTCCGAGGCCTCGTCCTCCTTCGGCGACGACCGGGTGTTCGTGGAGAAGTTCATCACCGACCCGCGCCACATCGAGATCCAGGTGATCGGCGACAAGCACGGCAACGTGATCTACCTGGGCGAGCGCGAGTGCTCGATCCAGCGCCGCAACCAGAAGGTCATCGAGGAGGCGCCCTCACCGCTGCTCGACGCGGAGACCCGCGCCAAGATGGGCGAGCAGGCGGTCGCGCTCGCCAAGGCGGTGAACTACGACTCCGCCGGCACCGTCGAGTTCGTCGCCGGCCAGGACAAGTCCTTCTACTTCCTGGAGATGAACACGCGCCTCCAAGTGGAGCATCCCGTCACCGAGATGATCACCGGCCTCGACCTCGTCGAGCTGATGATCCGGGTGGCGGCGGGCGAGAAGCTGCCGCTGAGCCAGGACCAGGTGAAGCTCGACGGCTGGGCGGTCGAGAGCCGCGTCTACGCCGAGGACCCGACCCGCAACTTCCTGCCCTCGATCGGCCGGCTCACCACCTACCTGCCGCCCGAGGAGGGCCGCCAGGGCCACGCCATCGTGCGCAACGACACGGGCGTGGAGGAGGGCGGCGAGATCGCGATCCACTACGACCCAATGATCGCCAAGCTGGTGACCTGGGCGCCGACGCGCCTCGAGGCGATCGAGGCGCAGGCCGAGGCGCTCGACGCCTTCGCGATCGACGGCATCCGCCACAACATCCCGTTCCTGGCGGCCCTGATGGCGCATCCGCGCTGGCGTGAGGGGCAGCTCTCGACGGGCTTCATCGCCGAGGAGTTCCCGGAAGGGTTCCAGGCCCCTGAGCCCGCGGGCGAGGTCGCCCGCCGGATGATGGCGGCCGCTGCCGCCATCGACCACCAGCTCAACCAGCGCAAGCGCGGCATCTCGGGTCAGATGCGCGATCCCGCGCTCCTGAAGTTCGAGCGCGACCGGGTGGTGATCCTCTCCGGCCAGTCCTATCCCGTGACGGTCGATCCGCACGAGGACGGGGTCGTGGTGACGGAGGAGGACGGCGCCGCCCATCTGGTGGCGAGCGACTGGCGCCCCGGCGAGCCGGTCTGGACCGGGACGATCGGCGCCCAGCGCACGGCGATCCAGGTGCGGAGCCTGCTCAACGGCGTCGCGCTCCAGCACGCCGGCTGCGCCGCCGAGGCCCGGGTCTACACCCGGCGCGAGGCGGAACTCGCCGCCCTGATGCCGGTGAAGGAGCAGGCGGGCTCGGGCAAGCAGGTGCTCTGCCCGATGCCGGGCCTCGTCAAGCAGATCCTGGTCAAGGAAGGCCAGGAGGTGAAGAACGGCGAGCCGATCGCCGTGGTCGAGGCGATGAAGATGGAGAACGTGCTGCGCGCCGAGCGCGACGCCACGGTCTCGAAGATCCACGCCAAGGAGGGCGACAGCCTCGCGGTCGACGCGGTGATCCTCGAATTCGCCTGA
- a CDS encoding gamma-glutamylcyclotransferase family protein has protein sequence MPLYFAYGANMDAAAMALRCPASRLVGQAELRRHRFIIMREGYASVVRDPGRSVWGVLWELALADVPALDRYEGVSGGLYVKAYQPVAAAGGVKRALIYLGRSATPGVPRPGYLEAVAAAAGAAQLPASHIREIRGWQRGAPA, from the coding sequence ATGCCCCTCTACTTCGCCTACGGCGCCAACATGGACGCCGCCGCCATGGCCCTGCGCTGCCCGGCCTCGCGCCTCGTCGGCCAAGCGGAGCTGCGCCGCCACCGCTTCATCATCATGCGCGAGGGCTACGCCTCGGTGGTGCGCGATCCCGGCCGCTCGGTCTGGGGCGTGCTCTGGGAGCTGGCGCTCGCCGACGTGCCGGCGCTCGATCGCTACGAGGGCGTCTCAGGCGGGCTCTACGTGAAGGCCTACCAGCCGGTCGCGGCGGCGGGCGGCGTTAAGCGGGCGCTGATCTATCTCGGCCGCAGCGCGACGCCCGGCGTGCCGCGGCCGGGCTATCTGGAGGCGGTCGCGGCCGCGGCCGGCGCCGCGCAGCTGCCTGCGAGCCATATCCGCGAGATCCGGGGCTGGCAGCGCGGGGCCCCCGCGTAG
- a CDS encoding HD domain-containing protein, whose translation MPTIYEAHSFAALAHAGQLDKRGQPYIRHLERVANRALARAGHARSVDRLDIDPQLVMQVALLHDVLEDTPRQAADLRASGFPEAVIAAVRVLTKPAVPVPYPERIDGVIASGDLMAILVKMSDNEDNLAPDRDLPEAGLPLRERYATSFARLSTAAGALGYTGP comes from the coding sequence ATGCCGACGATCTACGAGGCGCACAGCTTCGCCGCGCTCGCCCATGCGGGCCAGCTCGACAAGCGCGGCCAGCCCTATATCCGGCACCTGGAGCGGGTCGCCAACCGCGCCCTCGCCCGGGCCGGCCACGCCCGCAGCGTCGACCGCCTCGACATCGATCCGCAGCTGGTGATGCAGGTGGCCCTCCTCCACGACGTTCTGGAGGACACGCCCCGCCAAGCCGCGGATCTGCGGGCGTCGGGTTTCCCGGAGGCGGTGATCGCGGCGGTGCGGGTCCTGACCAAGCCCGCAGTGCCGGTCCCCTATCCGGAGCGGATCGACGGGGTGATCGCGAGCGGCGACCTCATGGCGATCCTCGTCAAGATGTCCGACAACGAGGACAACCTCGCGCCCGACCGGGACCTGCCGGAGGCGGGCCTCCCGCTGCGCGAGCGCTACGCGACCTCCTTCGCGCGGCTGAGCACCGCGGCCGGGGCGCTCGGCTATACGGGCCCGTGA
- a CDS encoding MFS transporter: protein MASTAAAHAPHQTQPPTSRLGRKAVAAVVLGNALEFYDFTVYAFFAKAIGEAFFPADDPSHSLLASLALFGAGYVMRPIGGVLIGAFADRAGRKPAMLITIGLMALGMLMLAACPTYAQIGGWAHVIVIAGRLIQGLALGGEVGPATAFLLEAAPPRHRGFVASWQIASQGCAALFAGLVATGLALAVGDGAMAAWGWRLMFGLGLAVIPVGLVIRSHLPETAGEGRDPAAASSTLGVVRRLLADHGRLLGLTFLVIAASTVSNAVGTNMPVYAGATLGLTETASSAVPIALGLASVLFPLAGGFLADRVGRRPVMVWPRAAILMLAVPAFWWMVREGTAASVYAVTFLLSALSSINAAAIIVGIPESLPRAVRSAGLSIVYALSVSVFGGSTNYVINWLIAASGDRLAPAYYLAAFSVVGTLAALMLPETRGRDLDADEEAT, encoded by the coding sequence ATGGCCTCGACCGCGGCGGCGCACGCCCCACACCAGACCCAGCCCCCCACATCCCGGCTCGGCCGCAAGGCCGTGGCCGCCGTGGTGCTGGGCAACGCGCTCGAATTCTACGACTTCACCGTCTACGCCTTCTTCGCCAAGGCGATCGGCGAGGCCTTCTTCCCGGCCGACGACCCGAGCCACAGCCTGCTCGCCTCGCTCGCCCTGTTCGGGGCCGGCTACGTGATGCGGCCGATCGGCGGCGTGCTGATCGGTGCCTTCGCCGACCGGGCCGGACGCAAGCCCGCCATGCTGATCACCATCGGGCTGATGGCGCTCGGCATGCTGATGCTGGCCGCCTGCCCGACCTACGCGCAGATCGGCGGATGGGCCCACGTCATCGTGATCGCCGGCCGGCTGATCCAGGGCCTGGCGCTCGGCGGCGAGGTCGGCCCCGCCACCGCCTTCCTGCTGGAGGCCGCGCCCCCGCGCCACCGCGGCTTCGTGGCGAGCTGGCAGATCGCCAGCCAGGGCTGCGCCGCCCTGTTCGCCGGGCTCGTCGCCACGGGACTCGCCCTCGCGGTCGGCGACGGCGCCATGGCCGCCTGGGGCTGGCGCCTGATGTTCGGCCTCGGCCTCGCGGTGATCCCGGTGGGCCTCGTCATCCGCAGCCACCTGCCGGAGACGGCGGGCGAGGGGCGGGATCCGGCGGCCGCCTCCAGCACCCTCGGCGTGGTGCGCCGCCTCCTCGCCGACCACGGCCGGCTCCTCGGCCTGACCTTCCTGGTGATCGCGGCCTCGACCGTGTCGAATGCGGTCGGCACCAACATGCCGGTCTACGCGGGCGCGACGCTCGGGCTGACCGAGACCGCGTCGAGCGCGGTGCCGATCGCGCTGGGCCTCGCCTCGGTGCTGTTCCCGCTCGCGGGCGGCTTCCTGGCGGACCGGGTCGGACGGCGCCCGGTCATGGTCTGGCCTCGCGCCGCGATCCTCATGCTCGCCGTGCCGGCCTTCTGGTGGATGGTCCGCGAGGGCACGGCCGCGAGCGTCTACGCCGTGACCTTCCTGCTCTCCGCCCTCTCCTCGATCAACGCGGCGGCGATCATCGTGGGCATCCCCGAATCGCTTCCGCGGGCGGTGCGCAGCGCCGGGCTTTCGATCGTCTACGCCCTCTCGGTCTCGGTCTTCGGCGGCAGCACGAACTACGTCATCAACTGGCTGATCGCCGCCAGCGGCGACCGGCTGGCCCCGGCCTACTACCTCGCTGCCTTCAGCGTGGTCGGCACGCTGGCCGCCCTGATGCTCCCCGAGACGCGCGGGCGCGACCTCGACGCGGACGAGGAGGCCACCTGA
- a CDS encoding sigma-54 interaction domain-containing protein, with amino-acid sequence MRLLMIGRLNGELVTASKIAMQRGAAVTQADGVPQGLTVLRARGADLIMIDVGLDIRALVGALEVERIRTPVIACGVAADARAAVAAIQAGAQEYIPLPPDPELIAAVLEAVTADGRAFVWRDPAMERVVRLADQVARSEASVLITGESGTGKEVLARHVHQKSHRASRPFVSVNCAAIPEALLESELFGHEKGAFTGAVARRIGRFEEANGGTLLLDEISEMDVRLQSKLLRALQERVIDRVGGTAPVKVDIRVLATSNRNLAEEVRRGTFREDLFYRLNVVHLRLPALRERPADILELAAHFAKKYAAVNGLPPRPLSAEARTLVTRNPWRGNVRELENALHRAVLLASGAEIGPEAILTPEGEAIGPADGPATRAAQAAQAAEAATRGLVGRTVAEVERDLILDTLDHCLGNRTHAARILGISIRTLRNKLNEYVEAGLEVAEPGGVRALAAYG; translated from the coding sequence ATGCGGCTCCTGATGATCGGACGGCTCAACGGCGAGCTCGTCACCGCCTCGAAGATCGCCATGCAGCGCGGCGCCGCCGTGACCCAGGCGGACGGCGTGCCCCAGGGGCTGACCGTGCTGCGGGCGCGCGGCGCCGACCTCATCATGATCGATGTCGGCCTCGACATCCGCGCGCTCGTCGGCGCGCTGGAGGTCGAGCGCATCCGCACGCCCGTGATCGCCTGCGGCGTCGCCGCGGACGCGCGCGCGGCGGTCGCCGCCATCCAGGCGGGCGCCCAGGAATACATCCCGCTTCCCCCCGACCCGGAGCTGATCGCGGCCGTCTTGGAGGCGGTCACGGCCGATGGCCGCGCCTTCGTCTGGCGCGACCCCGCGATGGAGCGCGTGGTGCGGCTCGCCGACCAGGTCGCCCGCTCCGAGGCCTCGGTCCTGATCACCGGCGAGAGCGGCACCGGCAAGGAGGTGCTGGCCCGCCACGTCCACCAGAAGTCGCACCGGGCCTCGAGACCCTTCGTCTCGGTCAACTGCGCGGCGATCCCCGAGGCGCTCCTCGAATCCGAGCTGTTCGGCCACGAGAAGGGCGCCTTCACGGGGGCGGTGGCGCGCCGCATCGGCCGCTTCGAGGAGGCCAACGGCGGCACGCTGCTCCTCGACGAGATCTCCGAGATGGATGTCCGCCTACAGTCGAAGCTCTTGCGCGCCCTGCAGGAGCGGGTGATCGACCGGGTCGGCGGCACGGCCCCGGTCAAGGTCGACATCCGGGTGCTGGCCACCTCGAACCGCAATCTCGCCGAGGAGGTCCGCAGGGGCACGTTCCGGGAGGACCTGTTCTACCGCCTCAACGTGGTGCACCTGCGCCTGCCGGCGCTGCGCGAGCGCCCGGCCGACATCCTCGAACTCGCCGCCCACTTCGCCAAGAAGTACGCGGCCGTGAACGGTCTGCCACCGCGCCCGCTCTCGGCGGAGGCGCGCACCCTCGTCACCCGCAATCCCTGGCGCGGCAACGTGCGCGAGCTGGAGAACGCCCTGCACCGGGCGGTGCTGCTCGCCAGCGGGGCCGAGATCGGGCCGGAGGCGATCCTGACGCCCGAGGGCGAGGCGATCGGCCCGGCCGACGGCCCGGCCACCCGGGCGGCGCAGGCCGCGCAAGCCGCGGAGGCTGCCACCCGCGGCCTCGTCGGCCGCACCGTGGCGGAGGTCGAGCGCGACCTCATCCTCGACACCCTCGACCACTGCCTCGGCAATCGCACCCACGCGGCCAGGATCCTCGGCATCTCGATCCGGACGCTGCGCAACAAGCTCAACGAGTATGTCGAGGCCGGGCTGGAGGTGGCCGAGCCCGGCGGCGTGCGCGCGCTCGCGGCCTATGGGTAG
- the fliN gene encoding flagellar motor switch protein FliN, which translates to MSDDFSLPQLGEHDAGLDADSIREAPTSPKSAADLEQLFDVPVMVSAVLGNSRMPIGDLLRLGPGTVLELDRKVGEAIDIFVNNRLVARGEVVLVEDRLGVTMTEIVKSEN; encoded by the coding sequence ATGTCCGACGATTTCAGCCTGCCCCAGCTCGGCGAGCACGATGCCGGCCTCGACGCCGACTCGATCCGCGAGGCGCCGACGAGCCCGAAGAGCGCCGCCGACCTCGAACAGCTCTTCGACGTGCCCGTGATGGTCTCGGCCGTGCTCGGCAATTCCCGCATGCCGATCGGCGACCTGCTGCGGCTCGGCCCCGGCACCGTGCTGGAACTCGACCGCAAGGTCGGCGAGGCGATCGACATCTTCGTCAACAACCGCCTCGTCGCCCGCGGCGAGGTCGTGCTGGTCGAGGACCGCCTCGGCGTGACGATGACCGAGATCGTGAAGAGCGAGAACTGA
- a CDS encoding FliH/SctL family protein has product MNARPFLFDTDFRKPRTDPAAEASARAAAEAAERAAADAYARGLEGGRAEGRAEAQGQLQARLADAMNRLALSVAGLMAQADAREAEREAQAVEVAVLLARRVAGEALDARPLAVIAEAARGALQHLRGVPHLAVRVHDSLVEETEALLRRLARERGFEGRLVVLGEPDLALGDARIEWADGGVVRERARIEAAITQALGIGLLAPESVPAPEPDFPPEPPSP; this is encoded by the coding sequence TTGAACGCCCGCCCCTTCCTGTTCGACACCGACTTCCGCAAGCCGCGGACGGACCCCGCGGCCGAGGCCTCGGCGCGCGCCGCCGCCGAGGCCGCCGAGCGCGCCGCCGCCGACGCCTACGCGCGCGGCCTCGAGGGCGGCCGGGCCGAGGGCCGCGCCGAGGCGCAGGGACAGCTCCAGGCGCGGCTGGCCGACGCGATGAACCGGCTCGCGCTCTCCGTCGCCGGGCTGATGGCCCAGGCCGACGCGCGCGAGGCCGAGCGCGAGGCCCAGGCCGTCGAGGTGGCGGTGCTGCTGGCGCGCCGCGTGGCCGGCGAGGCGCTCGACGCGCGGCCGCTCGCGGTGATCGCCGAGGCGGCGCGCGGCGCGCTCCAGCACCTGCGCGGCGTGCCCCATCTCGCGGTGCGGGTCCACGACAGCCTCGTCGAGGAGACCGAGGCCCTGCTGCGGCGGCTCGCCCGTGAGCGCGGCTTCGAGGGCCGGCTCGTGGTGCTGGGCGAGCCCGACCTCGCGCTCGGCGACGCCCGCATCGAGTGGGCGGACGGCGGCGTCGTGCGCGAGCGCGCCCGCATCGAGGCCGCGATCACCCAGGCGCTCGGCATCGGCCTCCTCGCACCCGAATCCGTGCCCGCACCCGAACCCGACTTCCCGCCCGAACCCCCGAGCCCGTGA
- a CDS encoding flagellar motor switch protein FliG yields MPGVQRAAAMLLLLGETEGAPIWQRLDEDEVKKVSHAMVQLGSLESEVVEKLIIDFVSRLSNSGGISSNFERTEALLLKIFPSDQVSAIMAEIKGASGKRVWASIAQVDPEILASFLRNEYPQTVAVVLSKVRSDYAAKVLTILPEEFAIDVLNRMLRMETVQKEALRHIEETLRVEFVSTIAQTARRDAHEMMADVFNAFDRQTEGRFLAALDQANRGSAKRIRELMFTFEDLLKLDPGSVQTLMRKVDSDTLCRALKGANERVRGFFMSQMSTRAAKNLDDEMTSLGPIRLKEVDEAQGKMTEIAKELAEKGEIMIAKGNAEEELVY; encoded by the coding sequence ATGCCCGGCGTCCAGCGCGCGGCCGCGATGCTGCTGCTCCTCGGCGAGACCGAGGGCGCGCCGATCTGGCAGCGCCTGGATGAGGACGAGGTCAAGAAGGTCAGCCACGCGATGGTGCAGCTCGGCTCGCTCGAGTCCGAGGTGGTCGAGAAGCTGATCATCGACTTCGTCTCGCGCCTGTCCAACAGCGGCGGCATCTCCTCGAACTTCGAGCGCACCGAGGCGCTGCTCCTGAAGATCTTCCCCAGCGACCAGGTCTCGGCGATCATGGCCGAGATCAAGGGCGCCTCCGGCAAGCGCGTCTGGGCCTCGATCGCCCAGGTGGACCCTGAGATCCTCGCCTCCTTCCTGCGCAACGAGTACCCGCAGACGGTCGCCGTCGTGCTCTCGAAGGTGCGCTCGGACTACGCCGCCAAGGTGCTGACCATCCTGCCGGAGGAGTTCGCCATCGACGTGCTCAACCGGATGCTGCGGATGGAGACGGTGCAGAAGGAGGCGCTGCGCCACATCGAGGAGACGCTGCGCGTCGAGTTCGTCTCGACCATCGCCCAGACCGCGCGCCGCGACGCCCACGAGATGATGGCCGACGTCTTCAACGCCTTCGACCGGCAGACGGAAGGCCGCTTCCTCGCCGCCCTCGACCAGGCCAACCGCGGCTCGGCCAAGCGCATCCGCGAATTGATGTTCACCTTCGAGGACCTGCTGAAGCTCGACCCCGGCAGCGTGCAGACCCTGATGCGCAAGGTCGACAGCGACACGCTGTGCCGGGCGCTCAAGGGCGCCAACGAGCGGGTGCGCGGCTTCTTCATGAGCCAGATGTCGACGCGCGCCGCCAAGAACCTCGACGACGAGATGACCTCGCTCGGGCCCATCCGCCTCAAGGAGGTCGATGAGGCGCAGGGCAAGATGACGGAGATCGCCAAGGAACTCGCCGAGAAGGGCGAGATCATGATCGCCAAGGGCAACGCCGAGGAGGAGCTGGTCTATTGA